In Caldalkalibacillus thermarum, one DNA window encodes the following:
- a CDS encoding DUF4367 domain-containing protein gives MYQDTDGEYRTAFMEYVNEAGLIIQLNQRLLYEHSTPATTRVTQDSTIKDIVLNGQTAIMMIHDNDIIHLEWLTADQIKMSVFGLLPADEMILLAESLQ, from the coding sequence ATCTATCAGGACACCGATGGGGAATACCGAACAGCTTTTATGGAGTATGTTAATGAAGCCGGGCTGATTATTCAATTGAACCAGCGTCTGTTATATGAACACTCCACGCCAGCGACAACAAGGGTTACTCAAGATTCGACTATTAAAGATATTGTTTTAAATGGACAGACGGCAATTATGATGATTCACGACAATGATATTATCCATCTGGAATGGCTAACAGCCGACCAAATTAAAATGTCTGTATTTGGGCTTTTGCCAGCGGACGAAATGATCTTATTAGCAGAATCGCTACAATAA